The Dyadobacter sp. 676 DNA window TGGGTTTGATTGGAGGTTTCAGTGGAAAAATTCATGGCTAATACACCTCACTTTTATCCGAAATCCATGCCAATGCATAAACCACTACAAATCAACCACTTGCAATGAACTATAAAAACAAAAAACCGTGCGATAACGCACGGTCGGTGTGATTTCAAACACTTTTCTTTCGGTGTTAACTTTCCGTTCAGGTCTTTAATTTTTTCTTTTTCGCCGCCGGGAAAAGAATATTGTTAAGTATTAACCGGTAACCTGCCGAGTTAGGATGCAGGTTCAGATCCGTTGGCTCCTCACCTACCCGGTGCTGGTAATCTTCCGGATCGTGGCCGCCATAGAATGTAAAGAAACCCTTGCCATGGGTACTGTGGATATAGCGTGCTTCTTTGGCGTTTTTGTTTTCGGCAAGAACAATAACTTCCGGTTTGATCAGCCGATTTTTAAACGCGGTTGTTTGCCCGAGAAACCCCTTGATGATGGTCTGGTGGTTCTGGGTCAGCATACTTGGTACCGGGTCCCATTTGGCTGAAAACTGGAACAGGGAGAAAAAATCGTTCGACTCGATCATCCCCCGCTCTTCCGGCTGATTGTCGATATCCGAAAACTCGATTTCATAAGGATACGGGATCGTCTTGAAATCGCGGAATGCAAATGTGTTGTCGTAGTTCAGTTTTCCGTTCGCGGTCGGATCGGCCGGCGTACCGTCGTACATCGCGTCCACGATATCCAGACCGTCGGCTGCCAGCGCGATGTCGAAGGTATCGGTGGCATTGCACATCGCGAACATATAACCCCCGCCCGTCACGAATTCGGCGATTTTTTTGGCGACGGCCAGCTTCATTTGCGGCACATTGTTGAACTGGAATTTGGCAGCGGTTTCCTCCGCTTCCTTTTTCTGCTCCCGGTACCATGGGTAGTCCTTATATTGAAAGAACTTGCCGAACTGGCCGGTGAAATCCTCGTGGTGCAAATGCAGCCAATCGTATTCGGGGAGTTTGTTATTGAGTACTTCGTCGTCATAAACGACGTCGTATGGTATTTCCGCATAGGTAAGCACCAGCGTCACGGCATCGTCCCATGGAAGCTTGGATTTGGGGGAATACACCGCGATGCGGGGCGCCTTTTGCAGTTTCACCGCATCCATATTCACGTCCGGTGCGCTGATCTGGTTCAATATCTGGCCGGCGGTG harbors:
- a CDS encoding asparagine synthetase B; amino-acid sequence: MIRLYIPLVIFLIGSLNAMANRLLIPMDETQKNHLKAYGISYWILKNYEMEMDWLLNYRGGSFMVAYNQQFASEMTVRGVSFEVISEATAGQILNQISAPDVNMDAVKLQKAPRIAVYSPKSKLPWDDAVTLVLTYAEIPYDVVYDDEVLNNKLPEYDWLHLHHEDFTGQFGKFFQYKDYPWYREQKKEAEETAAKFQFNNVPQMKLAVAKKIAEFVTGGGYMFAMCNATDTFDIALAADGLDIVDAMYDGTPADPTANGKLNYDNTFAFRDFKTIPYPYEIEFSDIDNQPEERGMIESNDFFSLFQFSAKWDPVPSMLTQNHQTIIKGFLGQTTAFKNRLIKPEVIVLAENKNAKEARYIHSTHGKGFFTFYGGHDPEDYQHRVGEEPTDLNLHPNSAGYRLILNNILFPAAKKKKLKT